The DNA segment CAACGGCCCTTCCGTCCTGCATTGAACATAATCGGAACAGGGAGTGGATGCTGTATGATGACATTTTTCACAACACGGGTTCGCTAAAACCTTCATCGTTTCCCCTCCCTTATTTAAATCTTTTCAGAATATCCGGCACCAGGCCGGAATTCATATTCCCAAAAACCTGACCGTTGATGGTCATGACAGGAGCCAGGCCACAGGCTCCAATACAAGCAACGGTTTCCAACGTGAATCTTTGATCAGCGGTAGTCTCTCCGGCAACAATTGCGAGTTCACGTTCAATCTCAGAAAGTACTTTCTGAGCGCCCCTGACGTGACAGGCCGTTCCCATACAAACCCGGATCAAATTACGGCCTGTTGGTTTCAGTCTGAACTGAGCATAGAAAGTAACGACGCCAAATACTTTTGCCTCAGGAATCTTCAGTCCTTTGGCAATGGCCCGCATGACGGCCTCAGGAAGATAACCATACACTTCCTGAGCTTCCTGGAGAACCGGAATAAGAGCACCATCATGACCCTGATAAGCAGAGAGGATCTCATTCAGCCTGTATTGGTTGGAATCGGCAAATACTGCCTCTTGTTTAGAGTCACAACACTTACACATATTCACTCTCCTTAAATTGTCATAATCTTCGCAAATATGATTATGGAACATAGATTACACCATTTTCTGTAAGCAGTAAAGACATTTTAAAATCGTGATCCTCTGCTGCAATTTTTTCAACCAGCTGGCAATCGTACGCCAAACCGACGATGCAGACGTCTTTCCTTAATTGAGGTAGAAAACGGTCATAAAAGCCTTTGCCGAAACCAATCCTTTCGCCTTGCCTGTCGAATACGACACCCGGAACCAGAATCAGATCAATTTCTTCTGGGGGTACCGGATGCAAGCGATCAGGACGCGGCTCTCTGATCCCAAAAGTCCCTGACTGCACATCATCTTTAACATTTCTGATCTCACACGGAATGATAGTTTCCCCCTGACATAACGGAATGATCAGCTTTTTTCGTGCTTCGAGCGTTTCTTCGGCAACCCCGGTAGTTTCTGCTTCATCCCAATAATTTAAGTACATCATAATTATCTCAGCGTTCTGATAAGCTGGCAAAGACATTATATTCCTCTGAATCCGATCATTTTTTTGCCTACGTTCATCAGCTGTCATGACCCTCCTGATTTGAAGAACTTTTTTTCGGAATAAATCTTTTTCTTTTTCGTTCACGTTCTGCTTCCTCCTGGTCATATGTCTGCATTATAGAGCAAAATTAATCAAATTTTCGACATTAATCACTTCTAAAATTGCAATTTCCTAACAATGATGTTCGTTTAGCATTTTTCCCCTAAGAAATTATCCCCATCCGCAGTAGCCAAAGAACAAGTTTTTTCATGGTTTATCCACATTATCCACAACCGTTGTGGATAAATATTGCATCCTATGTTTTTCTTATACCTATTCTTTTTTGTCGATTTTTTCACCATAATAAATAAAAAATATAAAGTTTTTGATAATTTTGATAATTATTAATGAATAATCGAATATAAACTGATGTAACTGCGTCCTCCAATTTTACAGATTTAAGCCAGGAACTGCATTTAACTTCCATGAAGCATAATCATCATTCATAAAGCGATAATAACCGGCTAGTGCAATCATCGCACCATTGTCGGTACAGTATACCGGCGAAGGATAAACAAAAGAGATCCCGCGGTGATCCAGTTCCTGCTGCAGCGCTTGCCGCAAATTGCTGTTTGCTGCAACCCCGCCGGCCAGGGCCAAGGTCTTAACCGGATATTTTTCCAAGGCCCGGAGGGTTTTCTGCACAAGCACCTCCACAACGGCAGCCTGGAAAGAAGCTGCCAGGTCGGCAGTATTCAAAACTTCGCCCTTCATCCGGGCCCTGTTTAAGGTATTAAGAACCGAGGACTTTAACCCGCTGAAACTAAAATCAAAGCTCCCGGTCTCCAGCATCGCTTTGGGAAAATCAAAAGCTGCTGCGTTTCCTTGGAAAGCAGCTTTCTGGATATTCGGACCGCCCGGATATCCAAATCCGAGCGCCCGGGCTACTTTGTCAAAGGCTTCCCCGGCAGCATCATCCCTGGTTCTGCCGATCACTTCATAGTCTAGATGCCCCCTAAAAATAATCAGATTGGTATGTCCGCCGGATGCCAAAAGCGCCAGCAGCGGGAAACGCAAGCCCGGATGCTCCAAGAAATTGGCATAAACATGCCCCTCCAGATGGTTGACGCCGATTAAAGGAATGTCTGCTGCATAGGCCATGGCTTTGGCAGCAGATACTCCCACCAGGAGAGACCCTACCAGCCCCGGGCCGTACGTCACTGCAACCGCAGAAAGATCTTTAAATCCCATACCTGCTTGTCCGAGGGCCTCTGCAACTACCTGGCTGATATGCAGACAGTGTTCCCGTGATGCTATTTCCGGGACAACGCCGCCATACTTTTGATGGGTACCAATCTGAGATGAGATGATGTGACTTTTTAAATCCGTACCGTTGGCTAGGACTGCCGCCGACGTCTCATCACAACTCGTTTCAATACCTAAAATTATTACATTCTTGTTATTGTCCACAATACTCCTCCAACGAGACCAGTTAAGTTCTACTAGAGACTGGCCCACATAATCAGTGCATCCTCCTGGTTGTCGGAATAGTACCCTTTGCGTACTCCGGCGGCCTTAAAACCTAATTTCTCATACAGATTCCGCGCCGCCTGATTAGATACCCGGACTTCCAGTGTAAACCGCAGCACGCCTTTGGCAATCATCTGATAAATCACGTTTTTCATCAGGTATTCACCCCAGCCCTTACCGCGGCATCCCGGCCAGATTGCAACATTTGTAATATGGCCCTCTCCCATGACGATCCAAAGCCCTATATAGCCAATAACCTTGTGATCCAGTTCTAGGCAAAAATAATTGGCTAAAACATTATTTTTCAGTTCTGATGTAAAGGACTCCGTTGTCCATGGCGTGGCAAACGATACTTCCTCAATCGCCACAATGGATGGGATATCCTCAAGCTGCATAGGACGAACGATAGCCTCCGCCTCAGGTTCCCTATTCTGTTCGGCCTGACCTCTTTTTAACATTTTTATCACCTGAATATCAGTATTCTTTTTAATGATGTTTCAGAATTATAGTATGTTGAGAATACCAATATGACTACTGCATTGTACCTTGTTTCTTAAGATAATTGGTTTCAGCTTCTGAGAGACGAATATAAATGGGTTCCAGGGCCTGAAAATTCCCGTCAAAGCATCTTGCCTTCCACTGTTCCCAAACCTCACATGCTGCATAGGCTCCTCTGGGCAGGTACTGGTATTCGGACAGCAGAACGGCCTGGCTGCCGAGTTGTTCCTCCAGAAATTTTCTGGCTCCGGTAACCGCATCCCCAACAAAAAAACAAGGTTTTTGAAGTTCCTTCAACTTCGCTGTGAGCGCCTCCGGCGTAACAGCCTTCGGCCCGTCCAGGCACTCTCTGCCTTCCCGCCAAATATAGCGGGCATAATACCATTCATTTTTACGGGCGTCAAGGATCACAACGGTTTCTTCCGGCCTGCCCTTTCCGGCCCAGGCTAGCGTATCCAGCGAAGTAATTCCGACCAAAGGGATATTGAGGACCTGTGCAAGTCCCTGGGCTGTGGCAATTCCGATCCTGATGCCGGTAAACGACCCCGGACCCCGGACTGCGCCGATAAAATCAAGATCCACGGGTTTCCAGTCGGCAGCATTCAGCAGCTGATCCAGCATCGGGATCAGTCTTTCAGAATGGGTTTTTCCAGTGTTCAGAAATCCCTCTCCGACCAGCCTGCCATCCTGACCCAGGGCCAGCGCAGTCATCTTTGTCGTTGTATCGATTGTCAGATATTTCATAAGCCTCACTGCTCTTAATTATTTTTTCTTAGGACCACAGATTTATTCTAAAGCTTTTTAGCAAGTATGATGTCAAAAATTGAGCATAATTAAACGTGTTTGATCACCGCTTCCCTGAATTCTGATTTCGAGCCTGTCTTCCGGCAGTAAATCCACAATGATTTCCGGCCATTCCAGCAGACAGACACAGTCATCCCGGAAATAATCGGCAACACCAATGATTTCTGCTTCTTCCGGGTAGCGGAGCCTGTATAAATCCATATGAATCAGTTTCAGTCCATCAATTTTGGTACTGTATTCCTGAATTAAGGTAAATGTCGGACTTGTCATGGTGTCCGTAACCCCGAGCCCTTCACCGAGCCCTTTTGCCAGGACTGTTTTACCCGAGCCCAGATCTCCATAAAGACAAATGACCGTGCCTTCCCGGATACTTTGTCCGAGCAGTTTTCCGAGAAGAAAAGTCTCCTCAGAACTTGTCGATTCAATCAGCCGTTCCATATTTTCACGCTCCCGTCTCACTCGGGCTTTACGATCAGACCATTGATCAATACTGTACGGGGCGTGGCCTCAAAATTGAGCGGCTTGCCCTCCCATACGACAATATCAGCATCTTTTCCTACTTCCAGAGATCCGACTCTGTCAGCTACTCCGAGTATTTCAGCCGGCCAGATCGTGATTGCTTTCAGCGCATCTTCTTCCTCAAGTCCGTTGCGGACAGCCATCGCTGCACACAGCGGCAGATGCTCGATAGGGGTGACGGAATGATCAGTGATGATCGCTATTTTAAGTCCTGCTTTGTTCAATACTCCCGGCGTGCTGAATGTTTTATCTTTAAGCTCTACTTTAGCCCTGTTTGTGAAAGAAGGACCGACAGCCGCTGGATAGCCATACTGCTGAAGAACATCGGCAATTTTATGCCCTTCAGTACAGTGATCCAGAACAAGGTCCACGTCAAACTCGCGGGCTATACGGATAGCAGTCATGATATCATCTGTCCTGTGGGCATGCGCTCTGAGCGGTATTTTTTTGTCCAGTACAAGATTGATGGTTTCAAGCCCCAGGTCCCGTTCAGGAAGTTTGTCCAAATCCTTTTGGCCTTGTTCCAATTTCTCCCGATAGTTTTGAGCATCCACCAACGCCTGCCGGAGCAAGGCTGCAGTTCCCATCCGCGTCATCGGCATTTTTTTCTGTTCTCCGTATACAAATTTGGGGTTTTCACCAAACGCAATTTTGAGTCCCGCAGGATCTCTCAGGATCATTTCTTCGACCACACGACCCGCCGTTTTGACAACAACACCTGTACCCCCAATGACATTTGCACTTCCGGGGCAGGTAAAAGCAGCGGTGACTCCTCCGAGCCGTGCATCCCTGAAGCCTTCATCTTCAGGATGAATTCCGTCAATTGCACGAAGTTCTGGGGTCAGGGGATCCGTCATTTCATTCAGGTCGTCACCTTCATGCTGATAGATTTCTTCTCCAATCCCGACGTGGCAGTGCGCATCAATGAAACCAGGCAAAACCCATTTTCCCCTGGCGGACACAATATGTACCGGCTCTTCTGTACTTAGGCCAAACATTTCTCTGAACGCACTTTCTTCGTCTTCATCTGCCTCCGCAGCCGAATGCTTTATAATTTTTGCAATTTTACTGTCTTTGACCAAAATACTCCCTGTAAATTCAGGCTCTCCGGTCATCGGCTTGATATTTCCGCCGGCAATAATGATCTGTTGATTGCTCATATGAAATATTTCCTCACTTTAAGGTATTATCGTACAAATACATTATAATGGCTATTTAAACGCCTTCACGCTTCCTGTACCGTCGTCCATGCTGCGCTCACAGCGAAACTGTGGCCCCCAGACTGATTTATAGAGTTTTTTTCAGAAGATCTTCATGCCTGAATGTTACTCTTTGTATGAAGTTATTTCAAGAATGATTTATTAAATATCCTTCATCGAGAGGCTGACTCGACCTCTGGCGTGATCAATACTGAGGACTCTGACCTTCACGATATCGCCGACCGAGATAACTTCCATCGGATGTCTGACATAACTGTTGCTGAGTTCCGAAATATGAACCAATCCGTCATTCTTGACGCCAATATCGACGAATGCGCCAAAGTCAACAATGTTCCTGACCGTCCCTTCCAGACTTATTCCTACCTGCAGATCCTCCAATTTAGTGATATCTTGACGCAGCAGCGGGCGCGGCAGGTCTTCACGCGGATCCCTCCCCGGTCTCAGCAAAGCCTCGAGAATATCTTTAACAGTCGGTACGCCTGCCTGAAGTTCCTCAGCCAACTCCTCAGCGCTGAAACCTCCCAACGCAGCGCGCACCTGCTCCGGATTTGTTTTGAGGTTCATCGCTGTTAAATTGGCTTTCTTCAGGATTGCCGAGGCGACATCATAAGACTCTGGATGAACCGGTGTGTTTTCCAGACAATTATTTCCATCCGGCAACCGGATAAAACCGGCACATTGTATATAGGTCTGCTCCCCGAGCCGGGATACCTTCTTCAGTTCTTCCCTGCAACGGAATTTGCCGTTCTTCTCCCTGTAGGAAACAATATTTTTGGCGACTGTATAATTCAATCCGGAGACAAATTTCAGAATAGACGGAGAAGCTGTATTCAAGTTGACTCCGACTGTATTGACGCAGGATTCGACGACACCGCCCAGCGAGCTTTCCAAAACCCTAGGCTGGATATCGTGCTGATACTGACCAACGCCGATTGCTTTCGGTTCAATCTTGACAAGCTCAGCCAAAGGATCCTGCAATCTGCGGGCGATGGATACCGCGCTTCTCAGCGAAAGATCAAAATCCGGGAATTCTTCTTTGGCCAGTGGCGAAGCCGAATATACCGAAGCCCCTGCCTCGCTGACAATAATGTATTCCAACGGAAGCCCGCTTTCCCGGATGAATTCGGTGACAAGCTCCTCCGTTTCGCGGGAAGCTGTTCCATTGCCGATTGCAATAATCTGGACGCCATACTGCTCCACCACTTTGGCAATGAGCTGTTTGGCTTCTTGCTTTTTATTCTGTGGAGGGTTTGGATAGATCACCCCTACCTCTCCAAGCTTTCCTGTATCATCGATCAGCGCCCACTTACAGCCTGTCCTGTAACCGGGATCGAGCCCCATGATCACTTTATCTCTTACCGGCGGCTGCAGCAGAAGCTGCCGCAAGTTGGCGGAAAACACTTTGACAGCTTGTTCTCCTGCCCTGCTGGTAATCTCGGCCCGGATCTCCCTTTCGATTGATGGGTAGATCAGCCGCTTATAGCTATCCTGCAAGGCCTCTTTCATCAACTCCTGGCAGGGGCCCCCCTGCAGGTATTTCTTTTCCAGTAATTGCAGAATCTTATCCGCTTCAATCTCAAGCCCTACGGAAAGGAATTCTTCCTTTTCTCCTCTGTTCAAAGCCAGAACCCGGTGCGGCGGAATTTTACGGACAGGTTCCTTATATTCATAGTACATCTCATACGGCGAACGCTCTTCTTTTTTTGCCTTGGCTGTGATTTCTGCCCATTCATAGATCCTGGTCCGGACTAGTTTTCTTGTTTCCGCATCATCGGAAACGTTCTCGGCAATTATATCCTGGGCCCCGCTCAAGGCCTCAGCAGCATCATGGACACCCAAATCGGGATTAAGATACTTAGCGGCCTCTTCCTGCAGGCTTCCTTCGGCAGGCTGGTTGAATAACCAATCCGCCAGAGGCTCCAAACCCTTTTCTCTGGCTATCGAGGCCCTGGTTCTTTTTTTCTGCTTGTACGGCCGGTACAAGTCTTCGACTTCCTGCAGTTTGGCGGCAGCTTCTATTTTGGATCTCAAACCGTCATCTAGCTTGCCCTGTTCGTTAATCAAGCGAATGACTTCCTCTTTTCTGAGCTCCAGGTTCCTGATATATTCCAGCCGATCTGCCATGGTTCTGAGTACAGTTTCATCCAATTCTCCGGTTGCTTCTTTGCGGTAGCGTGCAATAAACGGAATGGTATTCCCCTGGTCCAGGAGCTTTACCGTTTCCCCGACCTGCCAGGTTTTCAATCCTAACTCCCTCGAAATGACGCTAATAAAGTCCATTATGTTTTTTCCTCCAATCATGGGAACATGGGGACGTTTCTTTTGCCCCTTCGAGGGGATAAAAGAAACGTCCCCATGTCTCCCCTCCGTATAAAAAACAGCGTCAGGTGTTAGAAGCCTGTACGCTGCGTTATTCCGTACTATGTAATTTGGCCTCATCCATTGAAATCCTTCAGATCTCTGTCAGCCCAAGGCTTATTTCAATAGCTTCATCAACCCTGAGCATTACTTCCTCATCGAGCACTGCGACTTTTTCCTTCAAACGGCTCTTATCGATCGTTCTGATTTGTTCAGTCAAAATAACAGAATCTCTTTCCAAACCACTTCGTTTCGCTTTGACTTCCACATGGGTCGGCAGTTTGGCTTTTGAAATCTGGGATGTAATCGCTGCGATAATTGTTGTCGGGCTATACTGGTTTCCAATATCATTCTGAATAACCAAGACCGGCCTGGTGCCGCCTTGTTCAGAACCTACAACGGGGTTTAGTTCCGCATAAAAAATCTCCCCGCGTTTAATACTCATACCCGACACTCCAAGCTAGTTTCCCTTCATAACGCATGGTTGCCTCTTCTTCAGCCTGGCATAAATCTACTGCCATCGACAGGTTGATTTGAGCCATTTCAACATATCCCTGCCGCATCTGCTCTCGTATTCCTGCTTTTCGCCGTTCAATCAATACACTGTAAACAGCTTCTTTGATAAAATCACTCCGGTTTAACTTCTCTGACGATACGATTTCGTCTACTTCCTCAATAATGCTTTCCGGCAAACATACAACAATACGCCTAGTCTCTGCCAAGCAAGGCACCCCCTTCATGGCCACGGAAGGCCCCATTAAGCAATCCTATTTTATTATAGCGACTCACCCTCTAAAGTGTCAACGAAGACACGGCCGGGTACAAGCAATATTCAATCATTCTTTCTGATTTTCAGCATGTAATTTTTTCCTATTGGAATCCTATTTAGATCCGGTTATGGATCCTGCCGTAAGAAAACGCTCTATAACCGCATGATGTGCTGCTTTTTCCAGAGAGTCTTCTAGCATTTGAAGCTGATAAGCCGGATCCTTTCTTCTTGTCGCCAGACCCAGCAGCAGGTCGGCAATATGGGGATTTTTAGGCAGCAACGGTCCATGAAGGTAAGTTCCAAAAACATTTTTATACCGTACACCCTCCTGTAAATCCTCTCCGTTATTGCCATAACCCCTCAGCACTCTTCCCAAGGAATTCAGCTCTGGTCCAAGATAGGTCTTCCCGGAATGGTTCTCAAATCCGACCATGGTATTGTGCACCCCAACTTCATCGGACTGCCGGGAAATGTTTTCTGACATGGAACCCAAAAGCTCAGATGACATTTCAACAATGGCATTGCCGATCAGTCGTTTATTTCCAGCAATAGTATAGAAGTCCAGTATGCCTAGTCCCGAAATTTTCTCCCCGTCTCCGGTCTGATAATACTGCCCCAAAAGCTGGTAACCGCCGCAAATGGTCAACATGACAAGTCCATCGTCGATCGCTGCTTTAAGCTCTGAGGATCTTGTGCTTAAATCCTGAACCAAAAGGCTTTGCTCCCGGTCTGAGCCGCCCCCTAGAAAAAGAATATCCGCCTCGGAAAAATTCATTTCTTCCCCCAAAGATATTCTGCGTATCTCGACATCAATGCCGCGCCACCTGCATCTGGCAGCCAGCGCTAGAACATTTCCTCTGTCGCCGTATAAATCAAGCAAATCCGGATAAAGATGAAAAATGGTGAGCTTCATATATTTACCGCCTTACGCTGTTTTTCTCCGGTTTTTCTTCTCACCAGAATATCCCGCATCGGGAAAAGGGCAGTGTAGGTTGGCAGAATAAATACGGCTTCTCCCTCTGCTATGCTTGCAGCCGCCTCAACCGCTGACACCGTGTTGGCGCTTGGCTGTTCCAGCATCTCCACCGCTTTTTCCAGAGAATGTTCCATTGTAATTCTGTCTTCCTTAATTCCGGCATACTTCAGTCGCAAAGCCATGTCCTCAGCTCTTAAACCGGAGCATATGATTTGTTTCACGTCATCCTGACGCAAAGCCAAAATTTCAAAGTCGACATCCCATAACCAAGATATATCCCGGCCATCGGCCGCCAGATCGTTAATCGCAATCAGCAAGCGGACAGACCGAGGCAGTTCTGCAATGGTATGGATGACCTGATTAAAACCTGTTGGATTTTTCACCAGGGTCAACGTTGCCTCACATCCGGGAAGCGAAAACTGTTCCATTCGCCCGGCATCGGAAACATACCGGTTCAGTCCGGCACCAATATCCTCTCTGGATATCTGCAGACGGTCCGCAGCACAGAAAGCTGCCAGTGCGTTATACAGATTATAATACCCTTGCAAAGGTACCTGATAGACGCGGTCGTCATGGTCATCATCTATCCTGAACGAGATCTCCCTGCTTTCCACTTTGACTTCTTTCGTTTCAATATAAGGATCAGGCCGGCTGAAACCGCAGCCAGGACACCTATAGTACCCTAACTGACCGTAATGAAACAGCGTGTAAGACAATTCCTGACCACAGTGCGAACAGTATCGTCCTTCCCGCGTTTCCGTGCTGTCGGCAGAGCTTGTGGGCAGTGTGCTTACCCCAAAGTAAAATACACCTTTCCGGCCGGTTCCGATCTGAGCAACTAGCGGATCATCCGCATTCAGCACCAGTTCTGTTGCGGCAGGCAGCGACTCTTTTACCAGCTTGATCGTCGTATCCAATTCGCCATACCTATCCAACTGATCCCGAAAGAAATTCGTAATCACAGCAAGTCGTGGAGTCAGCTGCCTGCATAGCCCCGGCAGTGTAGCCTCATCCACTTCGAGCAGCAGGACAGAAGCTTGCGGCATGCCGGCAAATGTAGTATTCTGCAGTAATACTCCTGTAATCCCCGTAAGCATATTGGCCCCTTCCCGGTTAAAAGCAATCTTTTTTCCGGCTGTCTTCAGGATGGAAGCGAGTAGGTTGTTCGTTGTCGTTTTGCCGTTGGTCCCCGTAATAATCACCGCGCCTTCCGCAAAACTGGAAGCCAAAAGGCCAATAATATTGGGGCAAATCTTAAGCGCAATAAATCCAGGGAAGGTTGTGCCTTTCTTCCCCAAAAGCCGCATCAATATCAATACGATTTTTCCTGTCCAAAGCGCCAGGTAGAAACGGATTTTCATCAGGAGCTGCTCCTTATTTTTTAGTTGTTGTAACAACATACTTCTTTGTTATTTCCAAACATTCTTAAACATCCCTATTAATATAACCTAACTTACACCTAAAATAAACAGCAACTTAAGGGCTTGCTTGTTTTTCAAGAAAATTTGACTGGTGCCAAGCTTTTAGCGGCAGGCCCTTCTCGACAAAAGCTGTCCTGGAATCTATAATATTTTTAAAGATAAAAAGCAGGGAGCAAGCAATCCTATGATCATTCCCTATCGGGGCGTTAGGCCGTCGGTGGCAGAAACTGTCTATGTGGCGGACGGCGCAAAAATCATTGGCAGCGTAACCATCGGGGACCACGCAAGTATCTGGTTCAATTGTGTTCTGCGCGGAGATATTGCCCCGATTACCATCGGTCAAAGAACAAACATTCAGGACTTAAGTGTTATCCATGTGAATACCGATCTGCCGACACTTATTGAAGATGAGGTTTCTGTCGGCCATGGTTGTATCCTCCACAGTTGTACGATTCGTAAAGGCTCTCTGATCGGGATGGGTGCAATCATCATGAACGAAGCTGTCATTGGTGAAAATTCGATTGTGGGCGCTGGCTCCCTGGTCCCGGAAAGAAAGATATTTCCTCCAAAATCACTGATTCTTGGCTCTCCCGCCAGGGTAATCAGAGAAATTACCCCGGAAGAATTGATATCCATTCGCCAAATAGCAGAGAGGTACGTGGCCAAAGGCCAGGAATATCTTTTTCAATGATACCCGATATAGTTATTGTCTTTGCCGTAAAAAAAAGATAGCTGAAATACTTTATCAACTATCTTTTTTATCTGTTTTTTTGTAAGCGTAATGCCCGGTTAGTTGTATACCGATAGCTAAAAATGGTTTACTGTTTCACGACCACAATACTGTCCCCCGGTTTAATCCATCCCGGAGACAGGACTTTGGTAAAAATCCCCTCACGCGGCATCACGCAGTCCCCGGCAAGCCGTTTAATGGCGCATCCGCTGTTATGGCATTGTTTGCCGATCTGGGTCACTTCCATCAGCGTCTCACCGATTTTAAGCTTTGTACCAATGGGAAGCTCATACAGAATAATGCCTTCGGTCGTGAGGTTTTCCGCAAATCTACCGTTATCCAGCCCGGTGAGTCCGGCCTGTTTTAATTTTTCAACACTTTCTGTCCCAAGCAAGCTGACCTGTCTGTGCCAGTTGGCAGCATGCGCATCCCCTACTAAACCATGATCCACTTTAAAATAGCCTTTTTCAATTTCTTGCTTCGGAACCCCTGTTGTTTCACTAATATTGACAGCAATTATTTTTGGCATTCGGGTACCCCTTCCTTTAAGACAAATATTTCTCGACGATAAGATCCGCTACAGCTTGATAATCGTTGATATCGATCACCGGAACCGGAACTGCAAGATCATTGATATCCGTGATAACACCAATTAAATTCTCCAAAGGTGAAACAATAGCGGTGCCTACTTCTCTTCGTACAACTTCAAACCGTGGTCTTTGGGACATTTTGAATCCTTCAACCAGGATGATATCGATGTCTTCAATCATCGCAATCACATCTTCAATATCTTTCTTCATCTCGGTTTTCTGAATGATAGCATATTGGTCTGGCCCGATAATCGCCGTAGATCTTGCACCTGCCTCGGCAAACCGCCAACTGTCTTTACCTGGTTGATCGATATTGAAGCGGTGAGCATCGCTCTTGATCACACCGACCTTGAAGCCGCGTTCCGTCATTTCTCTGATGAGCTTTTCCAAGAAAGTTGTCTTTCCGGTACCTGATTTCGCAGCAACAAAACATATGACTGGAACATCATTCACAGTGCTCTCCCCCTGTCTGTTGTTTGTTAAATTGGCTGCGCACACTCTTCGGCAGTCCCTTTTAGAATTTCTATACCGTGCTCCAACGACTGCAGAGCAACAGTCAGACATTCTTTAACACCTTTAGGGCTTCCCGGTAAATTGATAATCACGGTTTTGCCTCTGATCCCGGCGGCCGCTCTGGAAAGCATCGCTCTGGGCGTGACCTTCAGGCTCTCCAGTCTCATCGCCTCGGGAATTCCCGGAGTGAGCCTTTCGACGACAGCCAGCGTAGCTTCCGGGGTCACATCCCTCGGTGAAAACCCAGTTCCTCCGGTCGTGAATATCACATCAACTTTGCATTCGTCGGCATATTCAATCAGCTTGGCTTCAATGATCTTCTGTTCATCCGGAACAATTTCCAGAATCCTAACTTCCCAGCCGATCTCTTCAACCATATTTTTAATGACCTGCCCGCTTAAGTCCTCGCGTTCTCCTCTGGATCCTTTGTCACTGGCTGTGATAACACCTACAGTGATCATCGTCTTTCACCTCTTTAAAGTTTTTTGAATAGTACGTCTGTCATTTTTGTTCTGGATATCTTGTTCATTTCTTGTTCATAATTTGTTATTTATTAAGTCTCTTAAATATTTTATTTTGTTTTATCCGACCGGACATAATTGCCGCTTTTGCCGCCGGACTTGCTGACCAGACAGATATCCCCGATCGCCATATCCTTTTCTGCGGCCTTGCACATGTCATAGATGGTAAGCGCTGCGACAGAAACTCCCGTAAGGGCTTCCATTTCGACGCCGGTCTGGCCGGAGTTATTAACTGTTACCTGAATTTCAATCTTGCTTTCCTGGTCGTTGATTTTAAAAGAAACATCTATTCCCGACAACAGCAGCGGGTGGCACATCGGAATAATATCAGAAGTCTTTTTGGCACCCATGATACCTGCAACCTGCGACACCGCCAGTACA comes from the Dehalobacter sp. genome and includes:
- the nuoE gene encoding NADH-quinone oxidoreductase subunit NuoE yields the protein MCKCCDSKQEAVFADSNQYRLNEILSAYQGHDGALIPVLQEAQEVYGYLPEAVMRAIAKGLKIPEAKVFGVVTFYAQFRLKPTGRNLIRVCMGTACHVRGAQKVLSEIERELAIVAGETTADQRFTLETVACIGACGLAPVMTINGQVFGNMNSGLVPDILKRFK
- a CDS encoding 5-formyltetrahydrofolate cyclo-ligase, coding for MNEKEKDLFRKKVLQIRRVMTADERRQKNDRIQRNIMSLPAYQNAEIIMMYLNYWDEAETTGVAEETLEARKKLIIPLCQGETIIPCEIRNVKDDVQSGTFGIREPRPDRLHPVPPEEIDLILVPGVVFDRQGERIGFGKGFYDRFLPQLRKDVCIVGLAYDCQLVEKIAAEDHDFKMSLLLTENGVIYVP
- the tsaD gene encoding tRNA (adenosine(37)-N6)-threonylcarbamoyltransferase complex transferase subunit TsaD, with the translated sequence MDNNKNVIILGIETSCDETSAAVLANGTDLKSHIISSQIGTHQKYGGVVPEIASREHCLHISQVVAEALGQAGMGFKDLSAVAVTYGPGLVGSLLVGVSAAKAMAYAADIPLIGVNHLEGHVYANFLEHPGLRFPLLALLASGGHTNLIIFRGHLDYEVIGRTRDDAAGEAFDKVARALGFGYPGGPNIQKAAFQGNAAAFDFPKAMLETGSFDFSFSGLKSSVLNTLNRARMKGEVLNTADLAASFQAAVVEVLVQKTLRALEKYPVKTLALAGGVAANSNLRQALQQELDHRGISFVYPSPVYCTDNGAMIALAGYYRFMNDDYASWKLNAVPGLNL
- the rimI gene encoding ribosomal protein S18-alanine N-acetyltransferase, translating into MLKRGQAEQNREPEAEAIVRPMQLEDIPSIVAIEEVSFATPWTTESFTSELKNNVLANYFCLELDHKVIGYIGLWIVMGEGHITNVAIWPGCRGKGWGEYLMKNVIYQMIAKGVLRFTLEVRVSNQAARNLYEKLGFKAAGVRKGYYSDNQEDALIMWASL
- the tsaB gene encoding tRNA (adenosine(37)-N6)-threonylcarbamoyltransferase complex dimerization subunit type 1 TsaB, which encodes MKYLTIDTTTKMTALALGQDGRLVGEGFLNTGKTHSERLIPMLDQLLNAADWKPVDLDFIGAVRGPGSFTGIRIGIATAQGLAQVLNIPLVGITSLDTLAWAGKGRPEETVVILDARKNEWYYARYIWREGRECLDGPKAVTPEALTAKLKELQKPCFFVGDAVTGARKFLEEQLGSQAVLLSEYQYLPRGAYAACEVWEQWKARCFDGNFQALEPIYIRLSEAETNYLKKQGTMQ
- the tsaE gene encoding tRNA (adenosine(37)-N6)-threonylcarbamoyltransferase complex ATPase subunit type 1 TsaE translates to MERLIESTSSEETFLLGKLLGQSIREGTVICLYGDLGSGKTVLAKGLGEGLGVTDTMTSPTFTLIQEYSTKIDGLKLIHMDLYRLRYPEEAEIIGVADYFRDDCVCLLEWPEIIVDLLPEDRLEIRIQGSGDQTRLIMLNF